A genomic window from Solanum stenotomum isolate F172 chromosome 10, ASM1918654v1, whole genome shotgun sequence includes:
- the LOC125842518 gene encoding lachrymatory-factor synthase-like, with translation MATQQLESKWEGKSIANLKHPKAEQVWPLLEDFCNFHHWLPNIDACHQMNSDNKDEIIRYCASSTKPPSSSDDGEAIVKWCHEKLLTVDKIERCLSYEVLNNNIGIKSYVSTLKVLASDGNDENGCQIEWSFVADPVDGLTLELFLGYVDSSLQGMAENIENALESSKLGDFASSN, from the coding sequence ATGGCAACCCAACAACTTGAGTCCAAATGGGAAGGCAAATCCATTGCAAATCTAAAACATCCCAAAGCAGAACAAGTATGGCCACTCCTTGAAGATTTCTGCAACTTCCACCATTGGCTACCAAACATTGACGCATGTCACCAAATGAATAGTGATAATAAAGATGAAATTATCCGCTATTGCGCTAGCAGTACCAAGCCCCCATCGTCATCAGACGATGGAGAAGCGATCGTCAAGTGGTGTCACGAGAAGTTGTTGACAGTTGATAAGATAGAGCGATGTCTAAGCTATGAGGTCTTAAACAATAATATTGGGATCAAGTCTTATGTATCTACGTTGAAAGTATTGGCATCGGATGGTAATGATGAGAACGGGTGCCAGATTGAATGGTCGTTCGTTGCTGATCCAGTTGATGGGTTGACTTTGGAATTATTTTTGGGTTATGTTGACTCATCCCTACAAGGCATGGCTGAAAATATTGAGAATGCTTTAGAATCGTCTAAGTTAGGTGATTTTGCGAGTTCTAATTAA